The nucleotide window TGGCGATGCCCAGCGTGCCCTGCACGATGAGGGGCGTCAGGCAATTGGGCAGGACGTTGCGGAACAGGATGCGCGTTGGCGGGACGCCGATGGCCCTCGCCGCCAGCACGTAGTCCTGCTCCTTCACCGACAGCACCGACGCGCGCACGATGCGGGCGTACACCGGAATGGACACAAACGCGATGGCGTACAGCATGTTCATCAAGCCCGGCCCCAGGATGGCCACCACCGCGATGGCCAACAGCAGGCTCGGGAAGGCCAGCAGGATGTCCATCAGGCGCATGATGAAGTCGTCCACCCAGCCGCCCTTGTAGCCGGCCACGGCCCCCAGCAGCGCCCCCACGATGATGGCCAGCGACACCGACACGACGCCGATCTGCAGCGAGATGCGAGCACCGAAGATGATGCGACTCAGGATGTCGCGGCCCACCTCGTCCATGCCCATCCAGTGCTGGGCCGAAGGGGGCTGGCGGCGCAGCAGAAGTTCTTGCTCAATCGGATCGTACGGGGCCAGTTGCTCGGCGAAGATGGCGCAGAGGAGCAGGATGCCCAGGATGACCATGCCGGCGATGGCCAGCCGGTTGCGCACCAGGCGGCGCAGCGCATCCAGGTACAGGGTCGTCTGCGGTGGCAGTTGCAATTCCGCGGCGCGGGGTTTTGCGGTTGCGATGGGTTCGGACCGGTCAGCCATGGCCTAACTCCCGTACCGGATGCGCGGATCCAGGTATGCATACGAAATATCCACCAGCAGGTTCACGAAGACGAAGATGAGGGCAATCACCAGGACGGCCCCTTGCACGACGGGGTAATCCCGCGCCAAGATGCGGTCCACTACCAGCCGCCCCATCCCCGGCCACGAGAAGATGGTCTCGGTGAGGATCGCGCCGCCCAGCAGCGACCCGAATTGAAGTCCGACGACGGTGATAATGGGCAAGAAGGCGTTCTTCATGGCGTGGCCGAAGAGGACGACGCGCTCGCTGAGGCCCTTGGCCCGCGCGGTGCGGATGTAGTCCTCGCCCAGGACTTCCAGCAGGCTGGAGCGTGTCATGCGCGCGATGATGGCCGCCGGGATGCTCCCCAGCGCCAGCGACGGGAGAATCAGGTGCTTCAGCGCATCCCACAGCGCCTTGCCGTTGCCGGTAAGGACGGCGGTCAGGATGTAGAAGTTGGACAGGAAATCCGTAAGCGGCTTGAGTTTGAAGAGCCAGGTGCCCTCGGCCGCGCCTGCCAGGAAAAAGTCCGTCAGGCTCTGGAGTTCCACGCCCACCGTGAGGCGGCCCGACGGCGGCAGCCACTTGAGTTTGAATCCGAAGATGTACATCAAGATGAGGCCCAGCCAGAACACCGGCATGGACACCCCCACGAGCGCCCCCACCATGGTGCCCAAATCAATGGCGGTGTTGTGGTAGTAGGCCGAGATGATGCCGGCGATGATGCCGATGAGGCACGCCAGGAACATGGCCCCGAAGGTCAGTTCTATGGTGGCAGGCAGCCGCTGCATCAGTTCCACCGTTACCTTCTCGTTGGTGCGGATGGCCCGGCCCAGGTCGCCGTGGAGGATGTTCGTGAGGTACCGCCAGAACTGCACGTGGATGGGGTCGTTCAGGCCCATTGCCTCACGGAACCGCGCGATGGACTCCTCGGTGGCGTGTTCGCCCAGCATGATCCGCGCGGGGTCCCCCGGAATGAGGCGCAGCATGGAGAACGTAATCACGAGGATGCCCAGCAGGACGGGAATGAGAAGCACCAGGCGCTGCGCAATATACCGTGTCACTCATGCCTCCAGGTTCCGATAGTGGACCTCCGAGGCTCGCGGGGAGCCTCGGAGGTCGGGTCTACAGGGCAGGGTTATTCTCCCTTGAAGCCACCGAAGAAGTAGCCCCAGTAGAAGAAGTCGCCCGTGTGGCCCTTGTGATACGGGTTGGCCTTGTCCCACCAGCGCTCAAAGTTGAAGATGACGGCGTCGGCGTTGAAGTCGGTGCCATCGGTGAACTTCACACCCTTGCGCAGGTGGAAGGTCCACTCCAGGCCGTCCGCCGAGACTTCGTACTTTTCGGCGAGGACGGGCACGACTTCCACGGTGCCGGGCTTGAAGCCAAGCAGCCCCTGGAGAATCTGCTGGCAGACCATGAAGGACTCGCCATCGGTCTCGTCGGCGGGATCAAGCCCGACGGAGTCGCCGCTGCGGGCGAAGATGAGCGTGTCCTTGCCGGCCACCTCGGCAGTGGAGAAGTCTTCCAGGGACAGCGGGCTGGGGAGCACGCCCTTGACGGCCTTGCTGAACACCAGGCCGCTGCTGTTGTGCACCACCGGCACCGCGGGCACCAGATCGTGGATCAGTTGATTGGCCTGATCGTAGATCTTCTGGCGCTCGGCGGGATCCATGGTGCTGGCGCCCTTGTTCAGAATCTCCACGACCTCCGGGAACGTGGGGCCAAAGGACATGTCCGCGCCCTTGCCGAAGAAGACGTCCAGGAAGTTGGTCGCGTCGGCGTAGTCGGCCATCCAGCCCAGCATGAACAGGTCGGCCTCGCCGGCGGCCACCTTGTCCAGATAGACGCCCCAGTCGTAGGTTACGATCTCGGTCTCAATGCCGACTTTCTTCAGGTCGGCCTGGATCGCCTCGCCCACCTTGCTGGGGGTTGGGTAGTAGCCGCGGGACACGGGCATGACCCACAGCGTGGTCTTGAAGCCGTTGGGGAGGCCCGCCTTTGCCAGCAGTTCTTTGGCCTTGTCCGGATCATACGGGTAATCCTGGAGGTTCGGCGAGTGCCCGAAGACCGGAGGCGGCACGAACTGCGTGGCGACCATCGCCGTCGGCGGATACAGGGCCTTCACGATGGCTTCCTTGTTGATGGCGTGGGCGATGGCCTGGCGCACTTCCAGTTTGTCAAACGGCGGACGTGCGCGGTTGATGCCCAGGTAGCCGATGTTGAACGGCGGGCGTGCGAACACCTGGAGGTTCGGGTCGGCCTGGGCGGTCGGGAAATCGTCCGGCGCCAGGTTGTCCAGCCCATCCACGGTGCCCGCCTGGAGTTCCAGGAGGCGAGCCGGCGCTTCCTTCACCACGCGGAAGACCAGGTTCTTGAGTTTCGGCGCGCCGCCCCAGTAGTTGGGGTTGGCCACCAGGGTGATCTTGTCGTCGGGCAGCCACTCCTTGAGCATGAACGGGCCGGTGCCGACGGGGTTCTTGAACAGGTCTCCGCCGCCCTCGTACTTCTTGATGACCTCGGGGCTGAGGAACGAGAAGGCGTTGAAGGCCAGTTTCTGGGTGAAGGCCACATCCGGCTGGTTCAGGTAGATCTTGACCGTGTAGTCGTCTACCTTCTCAATGTACCGGACCAGGCTCTTCTTCGTGGGATCAGGCGCGGGGATTTCCGCTGCGGGAGCCGCAGCCAGCCACTTCTGCTCCAACTGGGCGATGATCCCCTTGTCCATGACGGCC belongs to Chloroflexota bacterium and includes:
- a CDS encoding ABC transporter permease, whose protein sequence is MADRSEPIATAKPRAAELQLPPQTTLYLDALRRLVRNRLAIAGMVILGILLLCAIFAEQLAPYDPIEQELLLRRQPPSAQHWMGMDEVGRDILSRIIFGARISLQIGVVSVSLAIIVGALLGAVAGYKGGWVDDFIMRLMDILLAFPSLLLAIAVVAILGPGLMNMLYAIAFVSIPVYARIVRASVLSVKEQDYVLAARAIGVPPTRILFRNVLPNCLTPLIVQGTLGIATAILDAAGLSFLGLGARPPTPEWGAMLGQGRGSVFTAPHIVIFPGLAIMMTVLGFNLLGDGLRDALDPRLRI
- a CDS encoding ABC transporter permease, producing the protein MTRYIAQRLVLLIPVLLGILVITFSMLRLIPGDPARIMLGEHATEESIARFREAMGLNDPIHVQFWRYLTNILHGDLGRAIRTNEKVTVELMQRLPATIELTFGAMFLACLIGIIAGIISAYYHNTAIDLGTMVGALVGVSMPVFWLGLILMYIFGFKLKWLPPSGRLTVGVELQSLTDFFLAGAAEGTWLFKLKPLTDFLSNFYILTAVLTGNGKALWDALKHLILPSLALGSIPAAIIARMTRSSLLEVLGEDYIRTARAKGLSERVVLFGHAMKNAFLPIITVVGLQFGSLLGGAILTETIFSWPGMGRLVVDRILARDYPVVQGAVLVIALIFVFVNLLVDISYAYLDPRIRYGS
- a CDS encoding transporter substrate-binding domain-containing protein, yielding MFGKHKWLTILIVVATVATMIGACGAKPTPTAPPPYQAKPTPTPEPTTPPEPTTPPEPTKAPMKITVATDATWPPFEFVDEQTKEFVGFDIDLMKAIAAEAGFEVEFVNVAWDSLLAGMATGQYDAACSAMTITEERKKQFDFSDPYYNAGQLIAVRVDETRINGPADLAGKVVGAQLGTTGAIEVGKIQGATLKNYDTVDLAFLDLINGQIDAVVADNPLVTGYVAKYAGKIKSVGKPFTDEYYGIAVRKGAPEILEAINKGLKAVMDKGIIAQLEQKWLAAAPAAEIPAPDPTKKSLVRYIEKVDDYTVKIYLNQPDVAFTQKLAFNAFSFLSPEVIKKYEGGGDLFKNPVGTGPFMLKEWLPDDKITLVANPNYWGGAPKLKNLVFRVVKEAPARLLELQAGTVDGLDNLAPDDFPTAQADPNLQVFARPPFNIGYLGINRARPPFDKLEVRQAIAHAINKEAIVKALYPPTAMVATQFVPPPVFGHSPNLQDYPYDPDKAKELLAKAGLPNGFKTTLWVMPVSRGYYPTPSKVGEAIQADLKKVGIETEIVTYDWGVYLDKVAAGEADLFMLGWMADYADATNFLDVFFGKGADMSFGPTFPEVVEILNKGASTMDPAERQKIYDQANQLIHDLVPAVPVVHNSSGLVFSKAVKGVLPSPLSLEDFSTAEVAGKDTLIFARSGDSVGLDPADETDGESFMVCQQILQGLLGFKPGTVEVVPVLAEKYEVSADGLEWTFHLRKGVKFTDGTDFNADAVIFNFERWWDKANPYHKGHTGDFFYWGYFFGGFKGE